In a single window of the Paenibacillus sp. MMS20-IR301 genome:
- a CDS encoding TetR/AcrR family transcriptional regulator has translation MTANAILQAACEQFAVKGFEGASLAGIAQAVGIRKQSIATYYPRKEDLFMAAFHEMARHYYDFLEQLYHQISDNPVEMKLREIVYRNYYYKLEQPVLTAFYKMAVQFPPPFFKELLEEQIALMEQRSAKLYRAIFEQGMSTGVIRQQQADSLLPAFYCLLDGIAMQMFFYGQEEFERRLADIWEIFWAGIKQS, from the coding sequence ATGACCGCAAATGCTATTTTGCAGGCGGCATGTGAGCAGTTTGCCGTGAAGGGCTTCGAGGGAGCTTCGCTGGCTGGCATCGCCCAGGCTGTAGGGATCAGGAAGCAATCAATTGCAACCTATTATCCCCGGAAAGAGGATTTGTTCATGGCTGCCTTTCATGAAATGGCCCGGCATTATTATGATTTTCTGGAACAGCTCTATCACCAGATCAGCGATAACCCAGTAGAGATGAAGCTGCGAGAAATTGTCTACAGAAACTACTATTACAAGCTGGAGCAGCCGGTGCTGACCGCATTTTACAAGATGGCTGTGCAGTTTCCGCCGCCCTTCTTCAAAGAACTGCTGGAGGAGCAGATTGCGCTTATGGAGCAGCGGTCTGCGAAATTGTACCGGGCGATCTTTGAGCAGGGGATGAGCACCGGTGTAATCCGGCAGCAGCAGGCGGACAGTCTGCTTCCGGCCTTTTATTGTCTGCTGGACGGGATTGCCATGCAGATGTTTTTCTACGGGCAGGAGGAATTTGAACGGCGTCTGGCGGATATCTGGGAAATATTCTGGGCCGGAATTAAACAATCTTAG
- the msrA gene encoding peptide-methionine (S)-S-oxide reductase MsrA, with translation MEQAMFAGGCFWCMVTPFEELPGIHGIVSGYAGGTVENPTYEQVKTGTTGHYEVVQITFDPALFPYERLLELFWPQIDPTDDGGQFQDRGTQYRTAVFYYNEEQRAAAQASRDQVAVSGRFELPVVTEIVPAPQFYPAEDYHQDYHKKNPKHYKEDREQSGRDTFISKHW, from the coding sequence ATGGAACAGGCAATGTTTGCCGGAGGCTGCTTCTGGTGCATGGTTACACCGTTTGAAGAGCTGCCCGGAATTCATGGAATTGTGTCGGGCTATGCCGGAGGTACTGTGGAGAATCCGACGTATGAGCAGGTGAAGACAGGAACAACCGGACATTATGAAGTGGTACAAATAACATTTGATCCGGCATTGTTCCCGTATGAACGGCTGCTGGAGCTGTTCTGGCCGCAGATTGATCCGACGGATGACGGCGGGCAGTTTCAGGACCGGGGAACGCAGTACCGTACGGCGGTATTCTACTATAATGAAGAACAGCGGGCGGCTGCACAGGCTTCACGTGATCAGGTAGCAGTCAGCGGAAGGTTTGAGCTTCCGGTAGTGACGGAGATTGTGCCTGCACCGCAGTTTTATCCCGCAGAGGACTATCATCAGGATTACCATAAGAAGAATCCGAAGCACTATAAAGAGGACCGCGAGCAGTCCGGCCGGGATACATTTATATCGAAGCATTGGTAA
- a CDS encoding response regulator transcription factor produces MSKVQILIVDDEWNMRNLLRIYLQKEGFAVKEAATGHEAVSMLTQHRLDLILLDVMMPDMDGWEVCRAVREQSQLPILMLTARSEIKDKVQGLGIGADDYLTKPFEPEELLARIHSLLRRSALTQALPLREELLEYPGLRIYPESRVVRVEERNIDFTLKEFDLLTLLARGGRRVFTREELVERLWGNDYGGETRVVDTHIKNIREKIHKAGLPYNPVQTVWGLGYKFQAAGIHDEA; encoded by the coding sequence TTGTCCAAAGTACAAATATTAATCGTTGACGATGAATGGAACATGCGGAACCTGCTGCGGATTTATTTGCAGAAGGAGGGCTTTGCCGTCAAAGAGGCGGCCACCGGGCACGAAGCGGTCTCCATGCTCACGCAGCATAGACTTGACTTGATTCTGCTGGATGTCATGATGCCCGATATGGACGGCTGGGAGGTCTGCCGGGCGGTCCGGGAGCAGAGCCAGCTTCCTATCCTGATGCTTACTGCACGCTCGGAGATTAAGGATAAGGTGCAGGGGCTGGGCATCGGTGCGGATGATTATCTCACTAAGCCGTTTGAGCCGGAAGAATTGCTGGCAAGGATTCACTCCCTGCTGCGCCGCTCCGCGCTGACTCAGGCACTGCCTCTGCGAGAGGAGTTATTAGAGTACCCCGGCTTGCGGATTTACCCGGAGTCACGCGTAGTGAGGGTTGAGGAGAGAAATATTGATTTTACACTGAAGGAATTTGATCTGCTGACCCTGCTTGCCCGCGGCGGCAGACGGGTATTCACCCGGGAGGAGCTTGTCGAGCGGCTGTGGGGGAACGATTATGGGGGTGAAACGCGGGTCGTGGATACCCATATCAAGAATATACGCGAAAAAATACACAAGGCGGGCTTGCCTTACAATCCGGTACAAACCGTATGGGGCCTAGGCTATAAGTTTCAGGCAGCAGGTATTCACGATGAAGCATAA
- a CDS encoding GNAT family N-acetyltransferase, which yields MRVEHITDEAGLQEAFRIRREVFVEEQGVPLADEFDQYEQEAEHILIYQENAPVGTARLRVVDGWAKLERICLLAPYRSSGLGTVIISTLEAMAADKGLAQAKLHGQKQAEGFYQKLGYVTDSPVFMEDGIPHVRMVKGLK from the coding sequence ATGCGGGTAGAGCATATTACAGACGAAGCAGGACTGCAGGAGGCATTCAGAATCAGACGCGAGGTATTCGTAGAGGAGCAGGGGGTACCGCTGGCAGATGAATTCGACCAGTATGAGCAGGAGGCGGAGCATATCTTGATCTATCAGGAGAATGCTCCTGTAGGTACAGCCAGATTACGGGTTGTAGACGGATGGGCCAAGCTGGAGCGGATTTGTCTGCTTGCCCCGTACCGCTCCAGCGGGCTCGGGACGGTAATCATCAGTACACTGGAGGCTATGGCTGCTGACAAAGGGCTGGCTCAGGCTAAGCTTCACGGCCAGAAGCAGGCCGAAGGCTTTTATCAGAAGCTGGGGTATGTAACGGACTCACCTGTTTTCATGGAGGATGGAATTCCGCATGTCCGGATGGTTAAAGGCCTGAAATAG
- a CDS encoding glycoside hydrolase family 64 protein — MRKRWLMSMLAFVLLLLCLPMFGSKAAAADYTQGVDLSGSTATLWFKSTVSTSWVDVHYKVNSGTQLDYRMTYNNVKSRYEQTVTGVPGGTALTYFFTYNNGTPAYDTGWFTYTAGTAPTTPPSGTSASIYSITASSIPAAPAGSLSLKIMNGTSGAYSDSQVYWGILGINPANGKWSYLDLNGNLLPISNALNDASGHLTKNGVNYANVYHTVSQASWVNLPKITSGRMFLSVGTPLYIKTYDDGFAGPDFNNTSDPNRNIYFDFVEFTVDATGYHGNTTRVDGFGFPIQHRLVSLSGGYDKTVGEFESETRAGLFTKYQNEVPAAFKSLATDQAPYRIIAPIHGSFKAGGANANYFAGYSSYNTQDILRCDGALTDAATAAAINRHVYTTSNWNNVANYYNAAPANYYAKFWHDHSISGLAYGFPYDDVNGQAAYLEVGDPKGLIIRVAW, encoded by the coding sequence ATGAGAAAAAGATGGCTAATGTCCATGCTTGCGTTTGTACTTCTGCTCTTATGCCTGCCTATGTTTGGTTCCAAAGCTGCTGCCGCGGATTATACCCAAGGGGTTGATTTGTCGGGGAGCACTGCAACCCTGTGGTTCAAATCCACGGTAAGCACCAGCTGGGTTGATGTCCATTATAAGGTGAATTCCGGGACTCAGCTAGACTACCGGATGACTTATAACAACGTTAAATCGCGTTATGAACAAACGGTAACAGGGGTGCCCGGCGGCACCGCTCTCACTTATTTCTTCACGTACAACAATGGAACACCGGCTTATGATACCGGCTGGTTCACGTACACGGCCGGAACTGCGCCGACCACACCGCCATCAGGCACCTCTGCTTCGATCTATTCCATTACCGCATCCTCCATACCGGCAGCACCGGCCGGCTCTCTGTCGCTGAAGATTATGAACGGAACCTCAGGCGCTTACTCTGACAGCCAGGTATATTGGGGAATTCTTGGCATTAACCCGGCTAACGGCAAATGGAGCTATCTTGACCTGAACGGTAATCTGCTGCCAATCTCGAATGCGCTGAACGATGCCTCCGGACATTTGACCAAAAACGGTGTAAATTACGCTAATGTCTATCATACCGTCAGCCAGGCTTCCTGGGTGAATCTGCCGAAAATCACCTCCGGCCGCATGTTCCTCAGTGTAGGTACCCCACTGTATATCAAGACTTATGACGACGGCTTTGCCGGACCGGATTTCAATAACACCTCTGATCCGAACCGTAACATTTATTTCGATTTCGTTGAATTTACAGTGGATGCCACCGGTTATCACGGCAATACGACCCGTGTGGACGGTTTCGGATTCCCGATTCAGCACCGGCTGGTGAGCCTCTCAGGCGGATATGACAAAACAGTAGGGGAGTTTGAATCGGAGACCCGCGCCGGACTGTTCACGAAATACCAGAATGAAGTGCCTGCAGCCTTCAAGTCCCTGGCAACCGACCAGGCGCCATACCGCATTATTGCTCCTATTCACGGTTCGTTTAAGGCCGGCGGGGCCAACGCGAACTATTTCGCCGGTTATTCCAGCTATAACACACAGGATATTCTCCGCTGTGACGGTGCTTTGACGGATGCCGCTACCGCTGCAGCAATTAACCGTCATGTCTACACCACCAGCAACTGGAACAATGTCGCCAATTACTACAACGCGGCGCCTGCCAACTATTACGCGAAATTCTGGCATGACCACAGCATCAGCGGGCTTGCTTACGGCTTCCCGTATGATGATGTCAACGGCCAGGCGGCTTATCTGGAAGTCGGCGACCCTAAAGGCCTGATTATCCGTGTGGCCTGGTAA
- a CDS encoding YfbM family protein has translation MGMYGYYFAMDDNLVQQIAAGDLALESLTIDDYPGLDIDRSWEAIHYLLCGDISDGAAPLGYIVPMMLDQGIEFGSIGAFYLRAGQVGEALQAMSELNEEQLRLRYDFPAMVEDEVYPLEPETGAEEDQEEFFAYMLQHYKEIRRFFSQAAAEDKGLIFYIF, from the coding sequence ATGGGCATGTACGGTTACTACTTCGCTATGGATGACAATCTGGTGCAGCAAATTGCAGCAGGTGACCTTGCACTGGAGAGTTTGACAATAGACGATTATCCCGGACTTGACATTGACCGTTCCTGGGAGGCGATCCACTATCTGCTCTGCGGAGATATTTCCGATGGAGCCGCCCCTTTGGGCTATATTGTTCCGATGATGTTAGACCAGGGAATCGAGTTCGGTTCAATCGGGGCATTTTACTTGCGTGCCGGGCAAGTTGGTGAAGCGCTTCAGGCGATGTCAGAGCTGAATGAAGAGCAGCTCCGGCTGCGGTATGATTTTCCGGCCATGGTTGAGGATGAGGTCTATCCGCTTGAGCCTGAAACGGGTGCTGAAGAGGACCAGGAAGAATTCTTTGCCTATATGCTTCAACATTATAAGGAGATCCGGCGCTTCTTCAGCCAGGCTGCAGCCGAGGATAAGGGCCTCATCTTCTATATATTCTGA